GCGTACCCCGAACGCGTGATGGTGAAAGGCCGGTCTGGGTAAGAGAACTGCTTTACGCCTTCATAGGTGGCGCGGGCCATCTGCATGCCGTAGATGTTGTGGGCCTTGCGGTGGCTGCCCGGCTCGCCGTCATAATGGTGCCGTATGTCATTGGGGAAGGTGCCAATCTCAAACACTGCCGGTTCGTTCATGTCATTCCAGACGCCTTTCACGCCAATGTCGGCAATTAGTCCCTGAAACAGGCCAGACCACCAGGTACGCACATCGTCACGGGTGAAATCTGGGAAATGGCAGAGGCCCGGCCACACGGTACCTTTGTACAGCGGGCCATCGGCGCGGCGGCAGAAGAAATCGTTTTCCACGCCTTGCTGATACACCTCATAGTCGGGGTCAATCTTAATGCCGGGATCAATGATCACCACCGTTTTAAAGCCGTCTTCCTTGAGTTCCCGCACCATGCGCGCAGGCTCCGGAAAATGATTCTGGCTCCAGGTAAAGCACCGGAAACCTTCCATGTAATCAATGTCCAGGTACAGCGCGTCACAGGGAATTTTACGTTCCCGGAAACCGGCAGCCAGGTTTTTTACCACCGACTCTGGGTAATAACTCCATTTGCATTGGTGGTAGCCCAGGGCCCAGAGGGGCGGCAACTCGGGTGTGCCCGTCAAAAGCGTGTAGCGTTCCACTACCTGCGTGAGGGTAGGGCCGTAGATGAAATAATAGTCCATGCTGCCGCCCTGGGCCCAGAAACTCATGACCTCGTCCCGCTCTTTCCCGAAGTCAAAAAATGACCGGAACGTGTTGTCAAAGAAAATACCGTAGGCGTTGCGCTGGTGCAGGCCCAGAAAGAAATTAATGTTTTTGTAGAGCGGGTCAGAGCCTTTGGTGTAGCCATAGGTGTCGGCGCCCCAGTTCTCAAAGCGCTGGCTGCGAAGGTTCATATTGGCAGCTTTGTCGCCCAGGCCGTAGTAGCACTCGCGCGGTTGGGCGCGTTTGCTCATTTTTACAATCTCGCCGCCGTAGTCTTTGTGGTCTTCCCAGTGAAAGCCTTTCTCGTCTTCATTGAGCAGGTTACCGGACTTGTCCAGAATTCTGGTGATGAGGCCTTTCATGGAGACCGTGCAGATCAGTTCCTTGGTGGTGAGCCGGTAGTGGTCTGCCAGGGTTTTTACCTTGAATTTTACCGGGTCTTTGGAGCGTTGCCCATCTACGGCATAGGAAAAATCTCTACCAAAAGTGCCGTCTGGCGCAAACCTAAACCGGAGCACTGTGGGGGAGACCGCCTCTACCCGCAGGGCCACGCGGTTGTCACAGATAAACGTAACGTAGTTGTTTTCAGGCAGCAACTGGGTCACCGTTCCCGCGAAAAACTCCTCGCGTTGTTGGCCCAGGTCATTGATCATGTAATTGGTGTCCAGAATAGAATTATCCATGTAAAAGGAACAGGTTGGCGGTGGTTTGGTTTAGGCCTGAGACTAGGTATTTAAGCAAAAAGGCGGGCGCATAAATACGGAAAATACAGCCCTGTATACTTGTTATTGACAAAGTAGCAAAAAAATAAATAGATATACTTAGACTATCTTCGCGGGGCATGCCCCTATATTTAATATATTCGCGCTTGCTTTGCCCGGCAAGAAAGTTGAATTGAAGTAAAAAATGAAGAAACTGCGTGTACTAATGTTAGGCTGGGAAGACCAGCCGGTTCTGAACGGAGGAGTGGGAAAAGCCTGCTTTCATTTAGCGGAGGCGTTGGCCACGGAAGTAGACCTGACCATGATTGTGCCCCAGGCCAATGAGCAGGCCCTACAGCACCAGGCCCAGGTGTTGGGTCTTTCTGACATGGACCTGGCCACCATTTCCCAGGCGCCCGTTGAGAAATCATTAGAACGGTTTGGCACCATGCACCGCGTGCCGGCCAACCTTTTCCCCTATGATGAACCGTACCAGCCACTATCAACCCAGCCAGCCGAAGAAGATTCTATCCTATACGCCAATACCCCAGACAGTAATTCGGCAAAGGCGCAGCCACAGATAGAACAGCAGCAGGAGCGCCCCGCCGGTCAGCCGGAGATCACCTACGCTGCCGGTCCCAAAGGCACCCTCAATTTTGAAGTGATTCAGTTTGCCCGCTTTGCCGCGCGCCTGGCTTCCCATAAAGAATTTGACATTGTCTATGCCCATGACTGGATGACCTTTCTGGCGGGCATGGAAATAAAGAACCAGCGCAAAGTACCCTTGGTGCTGCACGTTCATAGCCTATCCTTTGACCGCCAGATTGGGCACCCCTGGGGCTGGATTTATGAACTGGAGGTAAAAGCCCTGGAACAGGCAGATTTGATTTTGGCCGTGAGCGAGAGAACCGCGCAAATGATGGTGCGGCGCTATGGCGTGCCCGCCAGCAAGATCAAAGTGGTGTACAACGGAATCTCTGAAACCCCCGCCCAGACACCTATTGCCCAGCCTAAAAAACAAGTCACTTTCCTGGGAAGATTGGTGGCCCAAAAAGGAACCCTTCAATTCTTGAAAGTAGCCAGACAGGTGCTGGAAATGGACCCGGATGTGACCTTTGTGGTGGCCGGCCATGGCCCACAGCTGGAAGAAGCCAAAAAGCAGGTGCAGAAGTTAGGCATTGAGGAAGCCGTGACCTTTACTGGTTTCCTAGATGCGGAAGCGTCTGGAGCCTTACTGCGTACGTCTGGCGTGTTCTGTCTGCCCGCGGTGTCTGAGCCATTTGGGTTGGCCGCGCTGGAGGCCACGCAGGCCGGGTTGCCGGTGGTGCTCACCAACCAGACCGGCGCCGGCGAGGTATTGCCCCAGGCCCGCGTCTCTGACCCCCATGACACCCTTGGCCTGGCCAACCATATTCTGCAGTTGCTCCATGACAGCGCCCTTCGCGAAAAAACAGTTGAAGCCAACCAGCAAGCCTTGAAAGAACTTACCTGGACCGCCACCGCCGACCAAGTGTATGAAGCCCTCTCTTCGGCTTTGAGTCAAGATAAGTAATACTAAGAACGTAAGTTGAATTTCAAAAAAAAAGAGAGGCTTGCCGTGGAAACAGGCAAGCCTCTCTTTTTTATAGGTAACTCCAGTGAAGATTTTCCGTTTTCGGCCTCATTTCCAGAAATGAGCCCGAAAACGGGAATTCTATTCTATTCGGCGCATGACCAGGGCGGTGCGGTTGGGTAAATAGACGCTCAGCCGTGGGCCATATTCTGTGGGCAAAGAGAAATACGTGAGGGAAGTGTCCACCCTGTCATGCCCACCAGTTTCCGGGGTATCAGACGAAAGTAGGATGTGGTAGCTACCCGCCTCGCGCACCGGGAACCGGTAATCTGGCACCGAGTGGCTGGTGTGGAAGTTGAAAAGGAAAATCAAATCGCCACGCTCAAAGATCAGCACCTTATTGAAGTTGTCCTGGTGCAGTTTGTGCGCATTGCCATGCCCCAGCAAGTGGTACGTCTGGGCCAGGTGCAGCATCTCTTTTTCAAACTGCCACATGTGCCGGTACCGCAGATCTGGGTTGTCTACCAGTGACCACTGACGGCGGGCATATTGGTGGCTCCAGTTGTTTCCTTCCCTTGGGAAATCCACCCATTCCGGGTGACCGAACTCATTGCCCATGAACGTCAGGAAAGCCTCGCCGCCCAAAGCCAGGGTAATTAACCTGATCATTTTGTGCAGGGCCACGCCCCGGTCAATGACAGGGTGCTGGTCCACGGTGCGCATGTGGGTGTACATTTCCTTGTCCATGAGCCAGAAGGCCAGCGTTTTGTCGCCTACCAGAGATTGGTCATGAGATTCTGCGTAAGCCACGGTTTTTTCCTGAGCCCGTCGGTTGGTGAGTTCGTGCCAGATTTCGTCCAGGTTCCAGTCTTCGTCTTTCTTGTGCTTGAGTGTTTTGATCCAGTAATCTGGAATGCCCATGCCCAGGCGGAAATCAAAACCTATGCCGCCTTCCTTCACCGGACGACAAAGGCCGGGCATGCCACTCATGTCCTCGGCAATAAGCAGGGAACCGGGTTTGAGTTTATGGCTGAGCTCGGTGGCCAACTGCAAGTACAAAATGGCGTCTTCATCCACCCAAGAGTCAAAATAACGGCTGTAGTTGTCAAATGCCACTCCTTCGCCGTGGTGGTGGTAGAGCATAGACGTGACCCCGTCAAACCGGAAGCCGTCTATATGGAATTCCTCCAGCCAATAGCGCACGTTGGAAAGCAAAAACCGCCGCACCTCGGGCACGCCATAGTTGAAAAGTTTGGAATCCCAGCCAGGGTGGTGCCCGCGTTTGCCCTGGTGAAAGTACTGCCCCCCAGAGCCGTCAAAATCAGCTAAGCCTTCGGCCACGTTCTTCACGGCATGGGCATGAATCAAATCCATGATGACCGCAATGCCCCGCTTATGGGCCTCGTTCACCAAGTATTTCAAATCTTCAGGCGTGCCAAAGCGAGAGGAAGGCGCGAAGAAATTAGAGACATGGTAGCCAAACGAGCCGTAATACGGATGCTCAGCCAGGGCCATGAGCTGAATGCAGTTGTATCCGGTCTCTTCAATGCGCGGCAGAATATGGTCTGCGAACTCTCTGTAGGTGCCCACCCCGTGTTTTTCCTGCGCCATGCCCACGTGGCATTCATAGATGAGCGGCGCTGTGATGGCGGTGGGTTTAAAGGCTTTGTCGGTCCATTTGAAATTTTTCTCCGGTTGCCAGACCTGGCCGGCGTAATCATAGGTCTCCGGGTCTTGCACCGCCCTGAACGTGAATGGCGAAACCCGGTCCAGGGCCTTGCCGTCTGCGCCCACCACATGCACTTTGTAACGTTGGCCGTGTTCTATGGTACATTCTGCTGCGGGGATAAAGATTTCCCAGAGTCCGTTTTCCTGCTTTTGCAAAGGGTGCCGCTGCCGGTCCCAGTGATTGAAATCCCCAATCAGGTAAAGCGCCAGGGCGGCAGGGGCCCACTCCCGGTAGCGCCAGCCCTGGTTTTCTTTTTCATAGTGAAGCCCCATCTCCTGGTGCCAGTTGGCATAGGCTGGCAAAGAAGTGTTTTCGTCTTTCAACGAGGCCAGGGCGGAAGTAAAACGGGAGAGCCGTTGTTCCAGCTGCGGGGAAAAGGGCTGGAGCCAGGAATCTGACGTGACGAGGGGTAATACAGGTTTAACCTTGGGCATAATGGCGGAGCTTAAGCAACAGGAAAAGGTACAGGTTCACCAGAGAAGGAGCAACTTTTCAAGTGGTTGATTCTGAAGTGATGAAATAATATCAAAGCTATTGTGTTAATGGAAGGTTTATTTGATAAATTCGCAAGGAAATCGATTTCGTAAAACTTGATTTCTGGTCTTACATCATTCCCTCACTTAACGGTCTATCTATAGCATGAAACGTACGAATCTACTTCTTGGCTTGTTGCTGTTGCTGGGCAGCTATATGGCCAAGGCCCAGGTGGTGACCTGGTCGCCGGCATTTCCTACGGCCAATGAACCCGTCACCATCACCTTTGATGCCACCAAGGGCACGGGCGGTCTGGCCAACGTAACGCATCCCATTTACGCGCACACGGGCGTATTGACCAACCTGAGCACCTCAGACAATGACTGGAAATACGTGAAAGCCGGCTGGGCCACCAATACCCCACAAGCCATGATGGTGGCCCTGGGCAATAACCGGTACCAAATCACGCTCACGCCCAGAACCTTTTACAATGTGCCGGCCAGTGAACAGATCACGGCGCTTATGTTTGTGTTCCGGAATTCTGATGGATCCAAGGAAGGGAAAGATGTAGGTGGCAAAGACATTAAAGTGTCCCTGTTTAGCAGCGGTAGTTTCAATGCATCCATCACCCAGCCTGGCGTGGGCATGAACGGCCTGTTTGTGGACCAGAACCAAATCCTCCAGGTGAGAAGTACTTCCTCGGTGCCCGCCAACCTGAAACTCTTTGTCAATGGCGTAAAAGTAAGTGAGCAGGCCAATGTCTCTAGTTTAGAAGCCACGGTAACCGCCACCACGCCAGGGGCCAACAAAGTAAAACTGACCGCTGAGCTGAACAACACCACCGTGGCAGATTCTTTCACGTTTGTGGTACGCGCCCCCATGGCGGTGCAGGCCTTGCCCAACAACGCCAAAGACGGCATTACTTATGTAAGCGGCACCAGCATTTTACTGAACCTGTTTGCGCCTTACAAGCAGAGCGTGTACGTGGTAGGCGATTTCAACAACTGGCAGGTGGGGGCTACCCCCATGAACAAAACTCCAGACGGCAGCCGCTACTGGGTGCAACTCAACAACCTCACGCCCGGCCAGGAATATGCCTACCAGTATGTGGTAGACGAAACCCTGAGAATAGGGGACCCTTACACCGAGAAAGTGCTGGACCCCAATGAAGACCGTTATATCTCACCGGCTACTTACCCAAACCTCAAAGCGTACCCCACGGGCAAAGCCACCGGCATGGTCTCTGTTTTTCAGACAAACCAGGCGGCCTACAACTGGCAGGTGACCAACTTCGCCAAACCCAAGAAAACAGACCTGGTGGTGTATGAACTGCTGGTGCGCGATTTCATTGAAAAGCATGATTACCAAACCCTCTCTGATACCCTGGATTACCTGAGCCGCCTGGGCGTGAATGCCATTGAGCTTATGCCTATCATGGAGTATGAAGGAAACCTGAGCTGGGGCTACAATTCTGTGTATTACTTCGCGCCAGACAAGTACTACGGCTCCAAAGACAAGTTAAAGCAGTTCATTGACGAAGCCCACAAGCGCGGCATGGCCGTTATTCTGGACATCGCGCTCAACCATTCCTACGGGCAGTCACCCATGGTGCAATTGTATTACAACAGCGCCACCGGCAAGACCGCGCCCAACAACCCCTGGTTTAACCCAGATCCAAAGCATGATTTCAACGTGGGCCATGACTTTAACCATGACAGTGATGCCACCAAATATTTTGTAGACCGCGTGACCGAATTCTGGCTTCAGGAATACAAAGTAGACGGTTACCGTTTTGACCTTTCCAAAGGATTCACGCAGAAGCAGACGCTGGGCAACGTGGGTGCCTGGGGGCAGTATGACCAAACGCGCATTGACATTCTGCGGCGCATGGCCAACCATATC
This region of Rufibacter sp. LB8 genomic DNA includes:
- a CDS encoding DUF4961 domain-containing protein; translation: MKRTNLLLGLLLLLGSYMAKAQVVTWSPAFPTANEPVTITFDATKGTGGLANVTHPIYAHTGVLTNLSTSDNDWKYVKAGWATNTPQAMMVALGNNRYQITLTPRTFYNVPASEQITALMFVFRNSDGSKEGKDVGGKDIKVSLFSSGSFNASITQPGVGMNGLFVDQNQILQVRSTSSVPANLKLFVNGVKVSEQANVSSLEATVTATTPGANKVKLTAELNNTTVADSFTFVVRAPMAVQALPNNAKDGITYVSGTSILLNLFAPYKQSVYVVGDFNNWQVGATPMNKTPDGSRYWVQLNNLTPGQEYAYQYVVDETLRIGDPYTEKVLDPNEDRYISPATYPNLKAYPTGKATGMVSVFQTNQAAYNWQVTNFAKPKKTDLVVYELLVRDFIEKHDYQTLSDTLDYLSRLGVNAIELMPIMEYEGNLSWGYNSVYYFAPDKYYGSKDKLKQFIDEAHKRGMAVILDIALNHSYGQSPMVQLYYNSATGKTAPNNPWFNPDPKHDFNVGHDFNHDSDATKYFVDRVTEFWLQEYKVDGYRFDLSKGFTQKQTLGNVGAWGQYDQTRIDILRRMANHIKNVQNDAYIILEHFADNNEETVLSSYGMMLWGNLHTNYKQAILGFTNNSNFNWISYKQRGWADPHVVGYMESHDEERQMVEALNYGNSAGSYNVKNLNTALQRMELAAAFFFTIPGPKMIWQFGEVGYDISINQNGRTGNKPILWDYYTNPARRKLYDTYASLIKLKINQPVFETANYTLDLGSDLKAIHLQDASMKVAVLGNFGVTAGSIDPKFQNTGTWYEYGTGQTLSVTNLNQPITLQPGEYRLYTSVKVNDKGVVTSVKENVNSLTEQLAVYPNPATAGGEVQVSFQLKAASEVSIQVYDQIGRLVTQTNHGKLTAGKQLLAQPLKTQGGGKLAPGLYFCKVVTGTNAQMVQVVVM
- a CDS encoding TIM-barrel domain-containing protein gives rise to the protein MDNSILDTNYMINDLGQQREEFFAGTVTQLLPENNYVTFICDNRVALRVEAVSPTVLRFRFAPDGTFGRDFSYAVDGQRSKDPVKFKVKTLADHYRLTTKELICTVSMKGLITRILDKSGNLLNEDEKGFHWEDHKDYGGEIVKMSKRAQPRECYYGLGDKAANMNLRSQRFENWGADTYGYTKGSDPLYKNINFFLGLHQRNAYGIFFDNTFRSFFDFGKERDEVMSFWAQGGSMDYYFIYGPTLTQVVERYTLLTGTPELPPLWALGYHQCKWSYYPESVVKNLAAGFRERKIPCDALYLDIDYMEGFRCFTWSQNHFPEPARMVRELKEDGFKTVVIIDPGIKIDPDYEVYQQGVENDFFCRRADGPLYKGTVWPGLCHFPDFTRDDVRTWWSGLFQGLIADIGVKGVWNDMNEPAVFEIGTFPNDIRHHYDGEPGSHRKAHNIYGMQMARATYEGVKQFSYPDRPFTITRSGYAGVQRYASAWTGDNIASWDHLWLANIQCQRLSISGISFVGSDIGGFIETPDGELYIRWLQLGIFHPFCRTHSSGDHGDQEPWSFGEPFTTLARKFIELRYKLLPYLYTTFWQYTTQGTPMLRPLALLDQFDPECYNRMAEFGVGDHLLVCPITQPGVDGRILYLPQGEWYNFWTSERVTGKAEVWAEAPLDRIPVFVRAGAVLPLYPVQQYVGELEITEVTLHVYYSAQPYTSTLYEDGGEGYGYTEGNFLIKTFQTATTPTTFSLAQSKEGNGLDNYGSYRVVIHGLPALTASVLVDHQETAWEASPDFSMIVVTVPSTFKVLSLHSKPVGV
- a CDS encoding glycosyltransferase family 4 protein yields the protein MKKLRVLMLGWEDQPVLNGGVGKACFHLAEALATEVDLTMIVPQANEQALQHQAQVLGLSDMDLATISQAPVEKSLERFGTMHRVPANLFPYDEPYQPLSTQPAEEDSILYANTPDSNSAKAQPQIEQQQERPAGQPEITYAAGPKGTLNFEVIQFARFAARLASHKEFDIVYAHDWMTFLAGMEIKNQRKVPLVLHVHSLSFDRQIGHPWGWIYELEVKALEQADLILAVSERTAQMMVRRYGVPASKIKVVYNGISETPAQTPIAQPKKQVTFLGRLVAQKGTLQFLKVARQVLEMDPDVTFVVAGHGPQLEEAKKQVQKLGIEEAVTFTGFLDAEASGALLRTSGVFCLPAVSEPFGLAALEATQAGLPVVLTNQTGAGEVLPQARVSDPHDTLGLANHILQLLHDSALREKTVEANQQALKELTWTATADQVYEALSSALSQDK
- a CDS encoding alpha-amylase family glycosyl hydrolase codes for the protein MPKVKPVLPLVTSDSWLQPFSPQLEQRLSRFTSALASLKDENTSLPAYANWHQEMGLHYEKENQGWRYREWAPAALALYLIGDFNHWDRQRHPLQKQENGLWEIFIPAAECTIEHGQRYKVHVVGADGKALDRVSPFTFRAVQDPETYDYAGQVWQPEKNFKWTDKAFKPTAITAPLIYECHVGMAQEKHGVGTYREFADHILPRIEETGYNCIQLMALAEHPYYGSFGYHVSNFFAPSSRFGTPEDLKYLVNEAHKRGIAVIMDLIHAHAVKNVAEGLADFDGSGGQYFHQGKRGHHPGWDSKLFNYGVPEVRRFLLSNVRYWLEEFHIDGFRFDGVTSMLYHHHGEGVAFDNYSRYFDSWVDEDAILYLQLATELSHKLKPGSLLIAEDMSGMPGLCRPVKEGGIGFDFRLGMGIPDYWIKTLKHKKDEDWNLDEIWHELTNRRAQEKTVAYAESHDQSLVGDKTLAFWLMDKEMYTHMRTVDQHPVIDRGVALHKMIRLITLALGGEAFLTFMGNEFGHPEWVDFPREGNNWSHQYARRQWSLVDNPDLRYRHMWQFEKEMLHLAQTYHLLGHGNAHKLHQDNFNKVLIFERGDLIFLFNFHTSHSVPDYRFPVREAGSYHILLSSDTPETGGHDRVDTSLTYFSLPTEYGPRLSVYLPNRTALVMRRIE